The following coding sequences lie in one Ostrea edulis chromosome 8, xbOstEdul1.1, whole genome shotgun sequence genomic window:
- the LOC125662806 gene encoding methyltransferase-like protein 25B yields MLCDRQSVRSIQQYLSQLSEFLSLYTWIVDAYVSDYFTQNHWDNVPVLWKKCLEDTEPTELAWLLKDNSQVPQVWPLSFLAFRQCTQTYSLTRSQLEVKVHDFSKLDPHGSEQDVKTSLNSLDEPKSEKAYTEYLRKHVKPKKLHEIERLGKTLRVLGDVCDCQQIVDVGAGQGHLSRLLTFQHGFKVTTVEAEGCHAPKAQKYDRDAQKQILKAKQKRGHDETESEADLPNHVTCYITANTTEGEFLDVVQRSFRRTNVCSGHCGWQHNTENLRSPGIEPKQSRLVSESKRGSDSNLLDVAGVSTGRCSTDSYKEPRQLQEQPHSDTSCDKCRPSSTSDCSQTSDHISCRSRRSSSGRDTDRRFLLTGLHACGDLTPTMLRVFTSCPDVQGVASVSCCYMKLSTAGNIEVTPAGYPMSDFVSNLPHSALSYEAREMACHFADSYLQRLKDSPPSLKLHCYRAALQWIILQLQPNFVTGAQKLTIRKAESLTFPQYVKLGLHRLGLDSDVPEEMLEKGTALLVHWREVVAFYTIRLSLSPVVETLLLLDRQLYLYERGISSLLKPVFDPKTSPRNFVLLARK; encoded by the exons ATGCTCTGCGACAGACAGTCTGTACGATCGATTCAGCAGTACCTCAGTCAGTTATCAGAGTTTCTATCACTGTATACCTGGATTGTTGACGCATATGTATCG GACTACTTCACACAGAATCATTGGGATAATGTTCCTGTACTTTGGAAGAAATGCCTTGAAGACACGGAGCCTACAGAGCTTGCCTGGCTGTTAAAAGACAACAG CCAGGTGCCCCAAGTGTGGCCTCTCTCTTTCCTGGCCTTCAGGCAGTGCACACAGACCTACTCCCTGACAAGGTCACAACTAGAGGTCAAAGTGCACGACTTCTCAAAACTAGATCCGCATGGAAGTGAACAAG ATGTGAAGACCAGCTTAAATTCTCTTGATGAACCAAAGTCAGAGAAGGCATACACAGAATACCTCAGGAAGCATGTGAAACCGAAGAAACTTCATGAGATCGAACGCCTGGGGAAG ACATTGAGGGTACTTGGTGATGTATGTGACTGTCAGCAGATCGTGGATGTAGGagcaggtcaaggtcatttgtCAAGGTTACTGACATTTCAGCATGGATTCAAGGTCACAACGGTGGAGGCAGAAGGATGTCATGCTCCCAAAGCTCAGAAGTATGACAG AGATGCCCAAAAGCAGATCCTTAAG GCAAAACAGAAAAGAGGTCATGATGAGACTGAAAGTGAGGCTGACCTCCCTAATCATGTGACTTGTTACATCACAGCTAACACTACTGAGGGGGAATTCCTGGACGTTGTACAGAGGTCATTCAGGAGGACTAATGTCTGCAGTGGACACTGTGGATGGCAACACAATACAGAGAATCTCAGATCTCCAGGAATAGAACCAAAACAATCCAGACTTGTATCTGAAAGCAAGCGTGGTAGTGATTCAAACTTATTGGACGTTGCAGGTGTGAGTACAGGAAGATGTTCTACAGACTCTTACAAAGAGCCCAGACAACTCCAAGAACAGCCACATAGTGACACAAGTTGTGATAAATGTAGACCATCCTCCACCTCTGATTGTTCTCAAACATCAGATCACATCTCATGCAGAAGTCGTCGGAGCTCGTCAGGAAGGGATACTGATCGGCGGTTCCTTCTGACCGGCCTGCATGCCTGTGGTGACCTGACTCCCACAATGCTAAGGGTGTTCACTTCCTGTCCGGATGTACAGGGTGTAGCATCTGTAAGCTGCTGTTACATGAAGTTGTCTACTGCAGg GAACATTGAAGTTACCCCCGCTGGTTACCCAATGAGTGATTTTGTCAGTAACCTTCCACACTCGGCTCTCAGTTACGAAGCGAGAGAGATGGCCTGCCACTTTGCAGATTCCTACCTACAGAGattaaaag ACAGCCCTCCCTCTCTGAAGTTACACTGCTACAGGGCAGCTCTGCAATGGATCATTCTTCAACTACAGCCAAACTTTGTCACCGGAGCTCAGAAACTGACCATCAGAAAAGCTGAAAGCCTGACCTTCCCCCA ATATGTGAAACTTGGATTACATCGACTTGGACTGGACAGTGATGTACCAGAGGAAATGCTGGAAAAAGGAACAGCTTTACTGGTTCATTGGAGAGAGGTGGTAGCCTTCTACACGATCCGACTCAGTCTGAGTCCAGTGGTGGAAACGCTCCTGTTACTGGATAGACAGCTCTATCTGTATGAACGAG GCATTTCTTCTTTATTGAAGCCTGTATTTGATCCAAAGACATCACCCAGAAACTTTGTACTGCTAGCAAGAAAGTGA